Proteins found in one Choloepus didactylus isolate mChoDid1 chromosome 25, mChoDid1.pri, whole genome shotgun sequence genomic segment:
- the LOC119520236 gene encoding olfactory receptor 7C1-like encodes MYLVTFFGNLLIILAIFSDSHLHTPMYFFLSNLSFTDTCFISNTIPKMLLNIQTKSKIISYENCLTQMYFFILFGEVDNFLLTVMAYDRFVAICHPLHYMVIMNPRLCVLLLLASWLLMSLFYGTGLGVYLSSAATQNSRTSAIVSVTYTVVIPMLNPFIYSLRNKDIKHALEKLLNRDSYSGFH; translated from the exons ATGTACCTGGTCACTTTCTTTGGAAACTTGCTCATCATCCTGGCCATCTTCtctgactcccacctccacacacctatgtacttcttcctctctaatctGTCTTTTACAGATACATGTTTTATCTCCAACACTATCCCAAAGATGCTGTTGAACATCCAGACAAAGAGTAAAATCATATCCTATGAAAACTGCCTCACCCAGAtgtactttttcattctttttggagaagTAGACAACTTTCTCTTgactgtgatggcctatgaccgcttcGTGGCCATCTGTCACCCCCTGCACTACATGGTCATTATGAACCCCCGGCTCTGTGTTCTTTTGCTGCTGGCTTCCTGGTTATTGA TGTCCCTGTTTTATGGTACAGGTCTTGGAGTGTATCTTAGTTCTGCTGCTACTCAAAACTCAAGGACAAGTGCAATAGTTTCAGTGACATACACAGTTGTCattcccatgctgaacccctttaTCTACAGTCTTCGAAACAAGGACATAAAACATGCTTTAGAAAAACTCCTca ATAGAGACAGCTACAGTGGCTTCCACTAG